The DNA segment GGAAGCGGTTTTCCTGTCGCTCTGGAGTGCGGCGGCCGCCATTTTCAACGACCGAGCCCGCCCCGGACCACGCCCCGGTATGGAAAACCGCCCCGAAACGCCCCGCAAACCGTCCGAACCGCTCCGCAAACCGGCTGACAAACGCTCCCCGCCCGTCAACGCCCCTCTCGCCTGGGCTCTCGCCGCCGTCGGAATCGTGATTCTGCTGCTCGTGCTCTACGTCGAGCGAGATCAGTCGTATCAAATTCCCTACAGCGATCTGACGCGGTTGATCGACAACGGCTCGGTCGTGGTCAAAGATCCGAACGATCCGGCGCACCAGGTGCGCTACAGCAATCCCGGCGATATCCACATTGGTCCGCAGGAGATCAGCGGGAAGGCGATCCGCCAGGAAATCGCGGCGGCGCCGCTCGCCGTCGACGGTCCGAAGTCGATGACTCCGTCCGAAGCGGCGCCGAGCGGGGCGGATTCGGCCGACCACAAAGTCACGTTCCGAGTGAACAACAATCCGGCCTACGACAACAAGGACCTCCGCGAAGCGCTCAAGGCGCACAACATCAATTGGGACGTGACCGAATCGGCCGGCAGTTGGAAGACCTATTGGCTGCCGACGATCGCGCTCACGTTTTGCATTGTTGCCGTGCTGATCATTGGTTTTCGGCGGATGGGGGGCGCGGGCTCGCCGATGGCGTTCGGCCGCAGCCGCGGGAAAATGTATGCCCAGGAAGATCTGGGCATCATGTTCGACGACGTGGCCGGCATCGACGAAGCGGTCGAGGAACTGCGCGAGGTCGTTGATTTTCTCCGCACTCCCGAGCGCTACCAGACGCTCGGCGGCCGAATTCCCAAGGGTGTTTTGCTGGTCGGGCCGCCCGGCACCGGCAAAACGCTATTGGCCAAGGCCATCGCCGGTGAAGCGGGAGTGCCGTTTTTCAGCCTGTCGGGCAGCGATTTCGTCGAAATGTTTGTCGGCGTCGGGGCGGCCCGGGTTCGCGATATGTTTCAGCAGGCCGAGGCCAAAAGCCCCTGCATTATTTTCATCGACGAACTCGATGCCCTCGGCAAGACCCGCGGCACGAGCGTCGTCGGCGGACACGATGAACGCGAGCAAACGCTCAATGCCTTGTTGGTCGAAATGGACGGTTTCGATTCCAATAGCGGCGTGATCGTGCTCGCGGCCACGAACCGGCCCGAAACGCTCGATCCGGCCCTGTTGCGGCCGGGGCGATTCGATCGGCATGTGCTGGTGGATCGGCCCGACGTTCGCGGCCGGGAAGACATTTTGAAGGTGCATATTCAAAATGTGAAGCTCGATGCAAATGTGAATATCCGTGAGATCGCCACGATCACGAGCGGATTCGTCGGCGCCGATTTGGCCAATCTTGTCAACGAAGCCGCGCTGCTCGCGGCCCGGAAAGGGAAGGCCTCGGTCGGCATCGCGGAATTCAACGAAGGCGTGGAGCGCGTCACCGCCGGGTTGGAAAAGCGGAAGCGCGTCATCCACCCCGACGAAAAGCTCCGCGTCGCCTATCACGAAAGCGGCCACGCCCTCGTGGCGTACAGCTTGCCGAACACGGATCCCGTCCACAAAGTGTCGATCATCCCGCGCGGGCTGGCCGCCTTGGGCTACACCATGCAGCGGCCTGAAGACGATCGCTACCTGATGACGCAATCGGAGCTTGAAGCCCGCGTGCAGGTGCTTCTGGCCGGCACGATCACGGAAGAGATCGTCTTCGAAGACATATCGACCGGCGCCCAAAACGATTTGGAACGGGCGAGCGAAATCGCCCGGGCTATGGTGATGGACTACGGCATGAGCCTGCTGGGGCGGATGAGCCTCAGGGAAAGCTCGCGTTCGCCGTTCCTAGCCGGCGCCGGCCCCGACATGACGCGCGGCTCGGCCCATAGCGAACAGACGGCCCGCGAAATCGATCAGGAGGTGCGGCGGATCATCGACGAATCGATCCAAAAGGTCCGCGCTCTTTTGGAAAGCCGCCGGGCCTCGCTCGAGGCCTTGGCCAAGCGCCTGATGGAACGCGAAGTGATCGACGGCCAAGAGATGCGGCAGATCATCGACGAAACATCGACTAGCCCCTGGATCGCCCCCGGCACCAACACCGAACGCAAGCAACGTCCCGGCGTCGTGGAAGCTCCAGAACCGCGCGCCGCCGACCCAGCGGAAGGGACGATGTAAAACCGTAGGTCAGGCTTTCCAGCCTGACACAATCGACGCGCGGGGAGCCGCCGCCGGCCGTTCTCTACGCTCCATCGCAGAAGAAGGCGCGAGTCAATTCGTGCGAAGGCTGCGGCTTCCGCCATTTGCTTGACGCCGGTTCGCGACCGGGGGTACGATCCGGCGAGCGGATTCCAGCACGCTGCACATCCTGCCGTTCGCCCATGGCTTTATCCCACCGGCTGTCGTCGATATATCGCTGGCGCCCGTTGGGGATTGGCAAGCGATATTGGGTGGCCCTGTTTGTCGTGCTCGCGGTCGGCGGCGGAACCAATTGGCTTCGCGCGTGGGGGCACCGGGAATGGCAGCGAGAGACAGACTCGCTCGCGACTTTTCGCGATCGGGACATCAGCTTCACCAGGAGCCAAGTGCTTCCGGCATGGTTTTTCGGTCAGGACGGCGAGCGGGTCGTTGAGGTCTCTTGCGACGCCGGGCCAAGGCTCGTCCCCGGGGCCGCAATATTGGATCGCGATACGATCTGGGTTG comes from the Pirellulales bacterium genome and includes:
- the ftsH gene encoding ATP-dependent zinc metalloprotease FtsH; the encoded protein is MENRPETPRKPSEPLRKPADKRSPPVNAPLAWALAAVGIVILLLVLYVERDQSYQIPYSDLTRLIDNGSVVVKDPNDPAHQVRYSNPGDIHIGPQEISGKAIRQEIAAAPLAVDGPKSMTPSEAAPSGADSADHKVTFRVNNNPAYDNKDLREALKAHNINWDVTESAGSWKTYWLPTIALTFCIVAVLIIGFRRMGGAGSPMAFGRSRGKMYAQEDLGIMFDDVAGIDEAVEELREVVDFLRTPERYQTLGGRIPKGVLLVGPPGTGKTLLAKAIAGEAGVPFFSLSGSDFVEMFVGVGAARVRDMFQQAEAKSPCIIFIDELDALGKTRGTSVVGGHDEREQTLNALLVEMDGFDSNSGVIVLAATNRPETLDPALLRPGRFDRHVLVDRPDVRGREDILKVHIQNVKLDANVNIREIATITSGFVGADLANLVNEAALLAARKGKASVGIAEFNEGVERVTAGLEKRKRVIHPDEKLRVAYHESGHALVAYSLPNTDPVHKVSIIPRGLAALGYTMQRPEDDRYLMTQSELEARVQVLLAGTITEEIVFEDISTGAQNDLERASEIARAMVMDYGMSLLGRMSLRESSRSPFLAGAGPDMTRGSAHSEQTAREIDQEVRRIIDESIQKVRALLESRRASLEALAKRLMEREVIDGQEMRQIIDETSTSPWIAPGTNTERKQRPGVVEAPEPRAADPAEGTM